TGCAGAAGCGGGATCCCGACTGGTCCGCCTTCCCCTACTACTACTGAGGTGCGCGTGCGCGAGGTCTGGCTGCGGGGTCCGGAGTCGGTCGACGAGCTGGCCGGTGCCGTGGCGGCGGCGCTCGACGGGGGCGAGGCCGTGCTGCCCCTGGACGGCGGCGACCCGAAGGCCGCCGGGTTGCTGGCGGGCATGCGGCCGGACGAGCCGGTGGAGCCGGGCACCGCGGTGATCATCGCGACCTCCGGGTCCACCGGTGAGCCCAAGGGCGTCCTGCTGTCCGCCGAGGCGCTGCAGGCCTCGGCGGCGGCCACCCACGCCCGGCTCGGCGGGCCGGGTCGCTGGCTGCTCGCCACGCCCGCGAACTACATCGGCGGCCTGCAGGTGCTGGTCCGGTCGATGCTGGCCGGACAGCCGTTCGCGGTGCTGCCGCCAGGGCCGTTCCGCGCGGAGCGCTTCGCCGAGGCCGCGCGGCCGGTGCTCGCCGGGGACGGGCCGCGCTACACCGCGATGGTCCCGACCCAGCTGACCCGGCTGCTCGACGCGGCCGGCCCCGGCCTGGACGCGGCGAAGGCGTTCGACGCGATCATTCTCGGCGCCGCCGCGACCACCCCGGCCCTGCGCGCCCGCGCCGCCGAGGCCGGGGTGCGGATCGTCCCGTCCTATGGGATGAGCGAGACCGCGAGCGGCTGCGTCTACGACGGCGTGCCGCTGGACGGGGTCGACGTGCGGATCGCCGAGGACGGCCGGATCCTCATCGCGGGGCCGGTGCTCACCCACGGCTACCGGCTGCGGCCCGACCTCACCGCGGAGGCGTTCGACGGCGGCTGGTTCCGCACCGGGGACCGCGGGCAGCTGCGCGACGGGCGCCTGGAAGTCCTCGGCCGCCTCGACGACGTGATCAACACCGGCGGGGTGAAGGTGTCCGCGGCGGCCGTGGAACGCCTGATCACGGCCCTGCCCGGGGTGCGGGAGACGTGCGTCGTCGGGCTGCCGGACGCCGAGTGGGGCCAGGTCGTGGCGGCCGCGGTCGTGCCCGAGGGCGAGGCACCGGGCGTGGACGAGCTGCGGGCCGCGGTGCGCTCGGCGGCCGGCGCCGCGG
The window above is part of the Amycolatopsis thermoflava N1165 genome. Proteins encoded here:
- the menE gene encoding o-succinylbenzoate--CoA ligase, which produces MREVWLRGPESVDELAGAVAAALDGGEAVLPLDGGDPKAAGLLAGMRPDEPVEPGTAVIIATSGSTGEPKGVLLSAEALQASAAATHARLGGPGRWLLATPANYIGGLQVLVRSMLAGQPFAVLPPGPFRAERFAEAARPVLAGDGPRYTAMVPTQLTRLLDAAGPGLDAAKAFDAIILGAAATTPALRARAAEAGVRIVPSYGMSETASGCVYDGVPLDGVDVRIAEDGRILIAGPVLTHGYRLRPDLTAEAFDGGWFRTGDRGQLRDGRLEVLGRLDDVINTGGVKVSAAAVERLITALPGVRETCVVGLPDAEWGQVVAAAVVPEGEAPGVDELRAAVRSAAGAAAVPKRVEFVTTLPLRGPGKIDRTAVAEQIFPPVG